GTGCCAGCCCCAGCCAGGCCGCCAGCCCCAGCTGCAGGCCGCCGTAGTAGGCCCTTACGTCGGTGATCGCCGCCGGCGCCATCAGCAGCATGCCGCTGAGGTTGGCCAGCTCGTGCGGACGGACGAAGTAGGCCAGGCCGAAGCCGGCGAGGATCAGGCTCTGGACAATGAGGAACAGGCGCACCGGCAGCATCGGCAATCTCCCTGGTTGGACTGGCTGCGAGCATAGGCGCTGGCGACTCACACGGAAACAGTCGCGGCCTGGGCGCGCTCGGCCCGGCGATTTATCCTAGCCACCTGATGCCAGAATCGAGGACTCCCCCATGCGCCTGCTGCCTCTCGCCACCCTGCTCTTCGTCGCCTCCGCGCAAGCCGCCGAGCCCGTCACCATGGACGTGCACCGCGACGCCAACTGCGGCTGCTGCAAGGCCTGGATCAGCCACCTGGAAGCCAACGGCATCCAGGTCAACGACCATGTCGAAACCGACATGGCCGCCGTCAAGCAGCGCCTGGGCGTACCGCCGCGCCTGGCCTCGTGCCACACCGGGGTGATCGACGGCAAGTTCGTCGAGGGCCACGTACCGGCCCGCGACGTGCTCGCCCTGCAGGGCCGCCCCGACCTGCTCGGCGCCGCCGTGCCGGGCATGCCGCACGGCTCGCCGGGCATGGAGACCGGTCGGGTGGATGCCTACCAGGTGATCGGCCTGGGCCAGGACGGCAAGCAGAGCGTGCTGGCCGACTATCCGGCCGAGTGACGCTCCGCTGGCGCCGCGCCCGTCCGGGGACGACACTGTCAGCCCCGGACGGAGAAAAGGAGCACGGCCATGCGCTGGGAACGCGGCAGACGCAGTGACAACGTAGTCGACGCCCGCGGCAGTGGCCGCGGCATGCGCCTCGGCGGCGGCAAGGGCCTGAGCCTGGGTGGCATCGCCGTGATCGTGGTGATCGGCCTGCTGATGGGCCAGGACCCGCTGACCATTCTCGGCAACGTGGTCAACCAGGGCCTGCAGCAGGGCGCGCCGGTGCAGGAGCAGCGGGCACCGGCCGCCAACGACCCGCAAAGCGAATTCGTCCGCGCCGTGCTCGGCGACACCGAGGACACCTGGCGCGCCATCTTCCAGGCCTCCGGCAAGCAGTACCAGGACCCCAAGCTGATCCTCTTCAGCGGCGGCGTGCGCTCGGCCTGCGGCTTCGCCGATGCCGCCGTCGGCCCCTTCTACTGCCCGGGCGACCAGCAGGTGTACCTCGACCTGTCGTTCTTCCGCGAGATGGAGACGCGCTTCGCCGCCGCCGGCGATTTCGCCCAGGCCTACGTGATCGCCCACGAGGTCGGCCACCACGTACAGAGCCTGCTCGGCGTCTCGGCCAGGGTCCACGCGGCGCGCCAGCGCGGCGAGCGGGTGGAGGGCGACAACGGCCTCTTGGTGCGCCAGGAGCTGCAGGCCGACTGCCTGGCCGGGGTCTGGGCGCACCACGCCCAGCAGCGCCTGGACTGGCTGGAGCCGGGCGACCTGGAGGAGGCGCTGAACGCCGCCAACGCCATCGGCGACGACCGCCTGCAGCAACAGTCGCGCGGCACCGTGGTGCCGGACTCCTTCACCCATGGCACCTCGGCGCAGCGCGAGCGCTGGTTCAGAACCGGCTTCGAGCACGGTGAGCCGGGGCGCTGCGACACCTTCAAGGCGGCCCGGCTCTAGGCCTCCCGGCGCCAGGCCTTGGGGGAAACGCCGAACCAGCCCTTGAACGCCTTGTAGAAAGCGCTCGGCTCGGCGAAGCCCAGCTCGCGGCTGAGCTGCTCGACCCGGCACCCCGGCTGCGCCAGGCGCTGCAGGGCGTAGTTGCGGCGCACTTCGGCCAGCAACCCGGAAAAACTGCACTGCTCCGCGCGCAGGTGGCGGTGCAGGGTCTGCCGACTGATCCCCAGGCGCCGCGCCACCCCCGCCACCGACAGCTCGCCGCTCGGCAAGCCATGCTCGATCTGCTGCAGCACCCGGGCGCGCAGGCTGTGCTGCGCCGGCAGCTGCGCCTGCATGGCGCTCACCCGCTGCTGCATCAGGCCCTTGAGGTAGTCATTGGCGCTCGGCACCGGCAGCTGCAGGTCACTTGCCAGCAACTCCAGGTAGTCCGCGTCCTCGCCGAAACGCACCGCCACGCCGAACACCTGGCGATAGATCGCCGGTGCCGCCAGCGGCGCATGGCGAAAGCCCACCGCCTGCGGTACCAGGCGCACCGCCGTGAGCTGGCGCGCCCAGCACAGCGCCGAGCTGAGGCTGTGCTCGCAGGCCACGGCGTGCCCGAGCAGCGGGGCATGGAACAGGACGTGCACGCGAATGCGCGTGCCGAGCGCCTCGACCCGCAGGCTCTCGCCCTCGCTCATCACCGGGATGTAGCGGCGGAACAGCTCCACCGCCTCGCCCAGGGTGGCGCTCTGCGCCGCCAGGTGGGCAACCGGCCCGCGGGTATGCAGGCCGCGCCGCTGGCCGACCAGCAGGCCGATCTCCGGCGGCGCCCCGCGACTGGCCGCGCGCTCCCAGAGATGCACGGCCCAGCGCACCGGCACGCGCATCTCCAGGTTCCTCAGCTGTTCCAGCTCGATGCCCAGCACCTGCAGATCCGCCGGGCCGACCAGGCCGAAACCCTGCAGCGACAGGTACAGGTCCAGCAGTTGCGAGGCGGTCGCGCTGGGGCTGTTCGGCAGCGACATGGGGGCTCCTTGCGCCAATCGAAGGAGTCCGATTGTGCGCCGCGCATGAGACGAATTGCCAGTTTCGTGCGACCCCTGGCTATCAACAGCGCGGCGGCGACTGACTAGATTGGCCGGCAAACAACAACACCGAGTGCCTCGCACCGCCTGGAGTCCGCGCCATGAGCCATGCCGACCTGATCACCCTGCCCCGCCTGCTGTCCCGCCTGCCCCGCCTGCTCGTCGACCTGCCCGGCATCGTCAAGGGCCTGCACATCGGCAACCGCAGCCGCGGCGCCTACCCCGCCAGCCTGGCCCGCTGCGTCGAGACGGCCGCGCGCGAGAACCCCGACGGCGTGGCGCTGATCCAGGACGACGAGCAGCTCAGCTACGCCGAGCTCGAGCGCTGGAGCAACCAGCTGGCCCACTACCTGCGCGCCCATGGCCTGCGCCAGGGCGACCGCGCCGCGCTGATGTTCGAGAACCGCTTCGAGCTGCTCGCCGCGGTCATCGCCTGCGCCAAGCTCGGCGCGGTCAGCGCGCTGATCAACAGCAGCCAGCGCGGCCGCGTGCTGGCGCACAGCATCGGCCTGGCGGCGCCGCGCATGGCGCTGGTCGGCGAGGAGCTGCTGGAGGCCTTCAACGAAGTCGCCGAGGACACGGCACTGCCCGCCGATGCCCGCCTCTACTTCGCCGACCGCCCGACCTGGCGCGACCCGGGCAAGGCACCGAACGGCTGGCTGCACCCGGCCGCCACGCTGCACGACTACCCCAGCGAGGCGCCGCTGCTGGAGCGCGCCGTGCGCGCCGACGACCCGTGCTTCTTCATCTACACCTCGGGCACTACCGGCCTGCCCAAGGCCGTGGTGTTCAACCACGGGCGCTTCATCAAGGGCTATGGCGCCTTCGGCTTCGCCGCCGTGCGCCTGGGCCGCGCGGACCGCATGTACGTCAGCCTGCCGTTCTACCACGGTACCGCCATGGTGGTGTGCTGGGGCTCGGTGCTGGCAGGCCAGGCGGCGCTGATCATGGTGCGCAAGTTCAGCGCCAGCCGCTTCTGGGACGAGGTGCAACGGCACCGGGCGACCGCCTTCGGCTACGTCGGCGAACTCTGCCGCTACCTGCTCGACCAGCCGCCGCGCCCCGAGGATGGCGACAACCCAATCCGCGTGATGGTCGGCAACGGCTTGCGCCCCAGTCTCTGGCAGGCATTCAAGCAGCGCTTCGCGGTCGAGCGGGTGGTCGAGCTGTATGCCTCCAGCGAGGGCAATATCGGCTTCACCAACCTGCTCAACCTGGACAACACCGTGGGCTTCTCGCCCTACCCCTACGCCATCGTCCGCTACGACCAGGAGCGCGAGGCGCCGCTACGCGAGAACGGCCGCCTGCAGCGCGTGGCCAAGGGCGAAACCGGCCTGCTACTGGGCAAGATCACCGACAAGACGCCCTTCCACGGCTATACCGACGCGCGTGACACCGAGCGCTGCATCCTGCGCGACGTGTTCGAGCCGGGCGACGCTTGGTTCAATACCGGCGACCTGATGCGCGACATGGGCTTCCGCCACGCGCAGTTCGTCGACCGTCTCGGCGATACCTTCCGCTGGAAGGGCGAGAACGTCTCCACCACCCAGGTCGAGGCCGTGCTCGACGGCATCGAGCACATCAGCGAGACGGTGGTCTACGGCGTGGAAATCCCCGGCACCAACGGCCGCGCCGGCATGGCCTGCGTGCGCCTGGACTGCGCGGCAGCGGACTTCGACTTCCACGCCCTGCTCGGGCAGCTGCGCCAGGCACTGCCGGCCTACGCCATCCCGCTGTTCCTGCGCCTGAGCGCGCAGCTGGAGACCACCGGCACCTTCAAGCACAAGAAGGCACCGCTCAAGGAACAGGGGTTCGACCCGCAGCGCTGCGCCGACCCGCTGTACGCCTGGCTGCCCGGCACGGCGAGCTATGTGCCGCTGACCGACGAGCTGCACGCCGCGATCCTAGCCGGCAGCTACCGCTACTAGCGACCGAAGATTAAAGGGGGGCTTGGACCACACAGAATCTAGTCAGTCTCTGGTTTTACATACGACCAGAGCCTGGCTCAAAGCTTGGAGTCGCCTTAATGGAAATTAGCAACTTTTTAGTAGAGTCCCAGATGCTTATCCTGCGCTCTGCAGCTGATTGTTTCGAAGCATTTATTAATCCAAAAATCACAACCAAATTTTGGTTCACGAAAAGCAGCGACCGCCTTGCAATTGGCAGAAAAGTACGCTGGGACTGGGAAATGTTCGGAGCTAGCGACACCCTCACAGTCAAAGAATTGAAGGAAAACCATCGCATACTAATCGAATGGGATTCCGATCTAACTAAAGTAGAATTAAATTTTGAACCTATTGGCGAAGACGCCACTTTAATCAAAATAGCTAACTGGGGCTTCCCAGGGAGTCTTGAAAAAATATTATCCCAAGCAGTTGATGCAAAAGGGGGCTACACAATAGTCCTTGCTGGACTCAAGTCATGGCTTGAACATGGCATTGAGCTCAACCTTGTTCGAGATCAATTTCCAAAGGGATATCCGACTTGAAACATACGTATAAAAAGCGCAAAAAAGCGACACAAGAGACAGCATCTACCGCGAAACTTAGCGATACACAAAGGCGCTAAAATTGACAATCAACAGAGTGACAATGACCCGACCAAGATCAACTCCTCATACATAGCCATATATCTGGACTTCAATATCGCAAGCATTAAATCAACAAGACTCTGGCACTCCCATCAAAGCATTGATCCGTCAGTCCCGGACTCTAGGGCTCTGTACGCCCGTCGATTCCAAGAGTGATCAGCAGCTTCGCGACTAACTCCTCCGGCGAAGCTGACGCATCAAAAGGCTCACCCACGCTTTCGCTACCTGCCGTGAACAGTAGTTCTCGCTCAGCCAAAACAGTCCTGCTTTCAAACTCCGCCTCATCGAGGGCGCGGGCGCTCTGGCGGCGGCGGATGCGGCGCAGGTTGTCCTCGAGCGGCAGGGTGAGGAGAAAACAGCGAATGTCCGTCGCAGCGTAGAAAGACAGGAGCCTGCGGCGCAGATCGGCCAGCTCCTCGGCCGTGCGCCACAGGTGGCTGATGACGAAGTGGCGGTAGCCCGCGGCGCGATGGTGGCCGATGAGCAGGGCGAGGATGCCATGCAGGTAGTCCACTTCATCGGCCGGCGCCGGGGTCATGGCGATCAGCTGGTCGCCATCGAGCATCACCGCCCCGTCGAGGCTCTCGGCCAGCGCCTCGGCCAGGGTCGACTTGCCAATCCCCAGCGGTCCGTTGAGAAGGATGACCATGTGCTTGTCGTCACCAGGTTGCTCGTTTGCCGCAGGGTACTGCGCCAGGCCCGCCGAGCGCTGCCGCAAATGTAACGGGATGCATGGACGCCTAGAGCGCCAGCCCCTCGGCACAGCCGATGCGCGCCAGCAACTGCGCACAATCCGGCGCGTGCAGGTCCGCCAGCTCCGGCCAGGGATTGTCCGCCAGGTTGACCAGCACGCCGCGGGCGCCGGCGGCACGGGCGCAGTCGAGGTCGAAGCGGTAGTCGCCGACCATCACCAGCGCCTGCGGCGCCACCTGCCAGCGCGCCGCCAGGTGCAGCAGGCCGCCTGGGTGCGGCTTGGGCGGCGCCTCGTCGCGGCCGACCACGTCCAGGCTGTCGAAATAGTCGTCCAGGCCGATGGCGGCCAGGGTCAGCAGCGCCAGCTCATGGGCGTTGCGGGTGAGGATGCCGAGGCGACAGCCGCGCCCGTGCAGGTGGCGCACCAGCTCCACTGCACCGGGCGCGGCCACCGAGCCCAGCGCCAGCTCGCGCTCGTGCTGCAGCAGCCAGGCGTGCTTGGCCGCCGCCTCGGCGGCGGGCAGCGCGGCCAGGTGATGGAGGATGTCGCTGTCCTGGGGGATGTCCAGCGCGCGCTTGATCGCCGGGAAGTCGTGCACGGCCACCGTCAGGGTGCCGTCCATGTCGAACACCCAGTGGCGGCAGGCGCGCAGCGCCGCGACCGTCAACGCCAGTCCTCGCGCAGGCGGGTGAGGCCTTCCTGCGCCGAGGAGGCCACCAGGCGGCCACTGCGGTCGAAGATGCTGGCACGGGAGAAGCCCCGGGCGTTGCCGGCCCAGGGGCTGTCCATGGCGTACAGCAGCCAGTCGTCCATGCGCAGGTCGCCGTGGAACCACAGGGCGTGGTCGAGGCTGGCCACCTGCATGAATTTCTGGAACACCGACACGCCATGCGGCTGCATCGAGGTGGTCAGCAGGTTGAAGTCGCTGGCATAGGCCAGCAGCAGCTTGTGCAGCTGCGGCTCGGCAGGCAGCTCGCCGGCGGCGCGGAACCACACGTACTTCACCGGTTCGCAGGGCTGCGGGGCGAAGGGGTTGATGCGCGTCACCGGGCGGATCTCGATCGGCTTGTCGCTGGTCATGCGCTCGCGCATGCGCTCGGGAATCAGATGCGCCACCTGGCGCGCCAGCTCGGTTTCCGAGGGCAGACCCTCGGGGCCGGGCACCTCGGGCATCGCCAGCTGGTGGTGGAAGCCCTCCTCGTCGGCCTGGAACGAGGCGCTACAGGTGAAGATCGGCTGGCCCTTCTGGATCGCGGTGACGCGCCGGGTGCTGAAGCTGCCGCCGTCGCGCACCCGGTCGACGCTGTACACCACCGGCAGGCCGGCATCGCCGGGGCGCAGGAAGTAGCCGTGCAGCGAGTGCACATGGCGCGCCGGCTCCACCGTCTGGTTGGCGGCGGAGACGCACTGGCCGAGCACCTGGCCGCCGAACAGCTGGCGGAAGCCCAGGTCCTGGCTGCGCCCACGGAACAGGTTTTCCTCGATCTGCTCCATGCTCAGCAGGGACACCAGATCATCCAGCACTTGGCTCATACATCGCTCCTCGGCGGCACACGCAATTCGTCATAGGCCGGCGCGCTGGTGAGGCGCTCATCCCACACCGCGCGACCGATGGTGAAATGGTAAAGGCTTTGCCAGCGGCTGTCGGCCAGTTCCAGCAATTCGTGCACCTGATCGTCGAAGAAACAGCCGATGCCGGTGCCGGACAGCCCCGCTGCCTCGGCCTCCAGGTACAGCAGCTGGCCGATCTGCCCGCACTCCCAGTACAGCCGCGGGTAGTGCCAGGCGCCAGCGGCCAGCGCCGCATCGAAGCGCGCCAGCATGGCCAGGGCCACGCAGCCGTCGCTGGCGATGTCCTGGCCGCAGGAGAGGAAGCCGGCCAGGCCGCGGGCATCGCCCTGCAGCAGGCGGTACAGCGGCAGCTCCTGATGCACGCGTTGCCAGCTGAAATCGCCGCGCAGCCCCTGCGGCTGGGGCTGGCCGTCACAACGCGCCAGCCAGTACAGCCCCGGCTGTAGCCCCTGCACGCGGTGGACGAACAGCAGCAGATCGACCCGCGCCGGCTCGCCGCTCAGCGCGAAGGGCACCGGCGAATTTTCCGGCAACAGGCGCCGCAGCCAGGCGAACAGCAGCTCGGCCTGGATACCGGAGCGACCATCGAAGGCCTGGGCGCTGCGCCGCCGGTGCAGGATCGGGCGCAGCGGCAGGCCGGGATTGTCGCTGCCGCTGTGCCCGCTCGGCGTCTGCCAGCTCAGGGCCGGCAAGGCCGGTGCCCGACACAGCCCATGCACCCGCGCCAGCTCCGGCCACTCGCGGTACTGGCGCGACAGGCGATTGGGCGCGCCATGCAGCTCCAGCGCCGCCAGCCCGCGCAGCAGCGCTTCGGGCAGGGCGAACTCTTCCTCTTGTGCAGGGCCTATCCCGGCCGGACCGATCCCGGCCGGACCGATCCACAGCAGGCAGTCGCCATGTTCGGCCTCGTGGAAGCCCTCGCGCTCCAGCCCCAGCAGGCCATCCAGGCGTGCCTCGGCCACCCCGCGCAGCAGGCGCACCTGCCAACCCTGGATCGCCGCGGCGATACCCACACAGGCCAGGGCATGGCCGAGGTCGTGCTGGCAGTAGCGATAGGCACGCTCGCCGTACTTCCAGGCCTCGCGCCAGGGAATGCTGGCCAGGCCGAGCAGGAAGCCGCCATTCGGCAAGGCCGCCGCCAACTGTTCGGCCAGCGCTGTCGGCAGCTCGGCGCGCACCTCCAGTTCGTGCGCATCCGCTGCGTAGTGCACCAGCAGCCCCGCCTCCTCGAGGCTGCCCGGCGGCAACAGCAGATAGGCCTCGGTCGGGTGCAGGTTGCCGGACGAGGGATTGACCCGCAGCGCCCAGCGGTTGCCGCCGGCTTCCTTCCAGGCCGACAGGGCCAGGCTGTCGTACAGCAGTTGCGAAAGGCTGGCGCGATCGAGCGGCTGCGGCGCGCCGATGGGGCCGGCGAAGGGCGCGTCGTAGCCTGGCGTCTCCTCCAGCGGGCGCTGCCACAGCTCGATCAGGCGCGCCCCGGTATAGCGGCGGAAGGGGGCCGGCTGGGTCGCCCAGTCCAGGTGACCGGGTCCCGGCGCATAGGCGTTCGGCGCATGCTTGCTCAGCGCGTGATAGGCGCGCACCTGCCGTTCAGCGTCCATGCCAGTCCTCCCGGCTGATGCGATAGAGCAGGTGCGGTCGCAGCGGATGCCCCTCGGGCAGAAGCGGATGTTCGAAGTCGCCGGCCGCATCGCGGCGCATGCCCAGACGCTGCATCACGCCCCAGGAACGCTGGTTGGCCGGCACGGTGAAGGACACCACTTCATCCAGCTGTAAGTCCTCGAAGGCGAACTGCAGCGCACGCCGCGCCGCCTCCAGGGCATAACCCTGGCCCCAGTAGGGTCGAGCCAGGCGCCAACCGATCTCCACCGCCGGCACGAAGGGCGCTTCGAAGCGGACCCTCGCCAGACCGGTAAAGCCGACGAAGGCAGCGTCCTCGCACCGCTGCAGCGCCCAGAAGGTGAAGCCATGCTCGGCCTGGTGCGCCATCAGCCGGGCGAGCAGCTCGGCGCTGCCGACGCGATCCAGGGTCGCGGGGAAATGCGCCATCACCTCGGGGTCGGCGCACAGCTGCGCCAGGGCGTCGAGATCGTCCTCGCGCCAGGGGCGCAGGATCAGGCGTTCGCTGCTCAGGGTTGTGCTCATATACTGGCGCTCGAATTCGTGAGTTGTTCATTATGCTGCCGCTGGTCTACCACGACGACTACAGCCCGCCCTTCCCGGCCAACCACCGCTTCCCCATGGAGAAGTTCCGCCTGCTGCGCGACCACCTGGTGGACAGCGGCCTGGTGAGCGACGCCGAGCTGCATCGCCCCGAGATCTGCCCGCCGGACGTGCTCGCCCTGGCCCACTGCCCGGTCTATATCGAGCGCTTCGCCAGCGGCGAGCTGACCTACCAGGAGCAGCGCCGCCTCGGCCTGCCCTGGAGCGAGCCGCTGGCCCGGCGCACCGTGCGCGCGGTCGGCGGCTCGCTGTTGGCCGCCGAGCTGGCACTCGACCACGGCATCGCCTGCCATCTGGCCGGCGGCACCCACCACGCGCATTTCGACGAGGCCTCCGGCTTCTGCATCTTCAACGACCTGGCCGTGGTCGCCCGCTACCTGCTGGAGAGCGGGCGCGCCGGCCGGGTGCTGATCTACGACTGCGACGTGCACCAGGGCGACGGCACCGCGCGCCTGCTGGAGAACGTACCGGACGCCATCACCGTATCCCTGCACTGCGAGAAAAACTTCCCGGCGCGCAAGGCCAGAAGCGACTGGGACATCGGCCTGCCGATCGGCATGGGCGACGCCGACTACCTCAAGGTGGTGCACGACAGCCTGGGCTACCTGCTGGCCCTGTACCAGCCCGATATCGTCCTCTACGACGGCGGCGTCGACGTGCACAAGGACGACGCCCTTGGCTATCTGCAACTGACCGACGCCGGCATCGCCGCCCGCGACGAAGCGGTGTTCCGTCATTGCCTGGAGCGCGACATCCCGGTGGTCGGCCTGATCGGCGGCGGCTACGACAAGGACCGCGCCGTCCTCGCCCGCCGCCACGGCATCCTCCATCACAGCGCGGCGCGGGTGTTGGCAAGCCTGACCTAAACTTCCTGCTCCGAACCTGCGGGAGCGCTTATGGAAACCACCCGCCAAGGACCACCGAAGGCCTGGTATCTGGGCGCGGACCTCACCGACCGCTATGCCAAGGGGCGGCGCCCCATCGATGTCTGCGGACTCACCCCAGACGCGGCCGGCCAACTTCACGCCGAATTCTGGCAATGGAATTGGGATGCTCCAGAACTCCCAGTGCAGGTCGACTCGTTATTGCCAGAGTTGCGCGGCGCCAGGCTCACCCTGATCGATGGCCCACAGGCCCTGGCGCTGCCGGGCCAGACCATGCGCGACTGTGAACGCAAACTCGCCGCCGCCGGTAAGACTCCCGACGCTCCGCCCGGCAGCGGTCCCTATGCCGGGTTCGTCCGTTCCTCGCTGGAGCTCTTTGCCGCCCTGGCCCATGCCGGATTGCGCCCGAATACGCCGATTGCCGAGACCTATCCGGGAGCGGTGTGGAAACGACTCGGCACCGGACTGGCCAAGAAATCGTCGCATGATGGACGGCGGCAACGCCGTGAGTTGCTGGAGCGCATGGGTGTGCGCGGACTCACGGAGCTGCCCAGCCACGACCGCCTGGATGCCTGCCTCTGCGCCCTGCTGGCGGCCGCCCATCACCGCCCCCGGCCCGGGCTTGCAACCGTCTGGTCAGGCTTACCCCTGCAGCAGGACTCGGGCGGCAGCCTGCGCGAAGGGCAGATCCTGACCGTCTGCACCACGGGAGAATCGAGCATGACGCACGCCGAAAACGACAACGCCCAAATGCTGCTGGATGAACTCATCGCCTCGTATCGAGCCGGATCGCCACGACTCCACACCTACAAGGGCGCCTACCAGTTGCTCTTCGGCCACTCTCCGCAGCCCTGGTCGCAGGGCCACGCGATGAGGGTGCTTGCCCTCGCCAAGGCCACGACCCCGAGGACACTGGAGGGGCTCGGTCAGGTCCAGTTGGATTGCTTCATAGTGGCGGCCAAAAGCAAGCGTCCAGGGCAAGGGCACTGGGGCCTGCAGATCTATGACGAAAAACAGTGGCTCCAAGCCTTTCACGACGCCGAGCTACTGAGCTGATCGACCCGCGGGTGGCTCGGGTAGAATGCCGGCCCACTCCCCCTAGCCGCGAATCGCCATGCCCATCGACAGCACGTCCTCCGCTCCCCTGGTCGCCATTATCGGCGGCGGTCCCGCCGGGCTGATGGCCGCCGAGGTGCTGGCCGCCGGTGGCGTGCGGGTCGAGCTGTTCGACGCCATGCCTTCGGTCGGGCGCAAGTTCCTGCTGGCCGGGGTCGGCGGCATGAACATCACCCATTCGGAGGCCAAGGCGCCCTTCCTGTCGCGCTACCGCGAGCGCGAGCCGGAGATCGCCGCGCTGCTGGCGGACTTCGATGCCGAAGCCCTGCGCGCCTGGATTCACGGCCTGGGCATCGACACCTTTGTCGGCACCTCCGGCCGGGTGTTTCCCACCGACATGAAGGCCGCGCCACTGCTGCGCGCCTGGCTCAAGCGCCTGCGCGAGGCCGGCGTGGCCATCCATACCCGCAGCCGCTGGCTGGGCTGGGACGAGGCCGGCGCGCTGCGCATCGCCACGCCCGAGGGCGAGCGCCAGCTGCAGGCCGATGCCTGTGTGCTGGCCCTGGGCGGCGGCAGCTGGGCACGGCTCGGCTCGGACGGCGCCTGGGCGCCGCTGCTGCAGCAGCGCGGAGTCGAGGTGTCGCCGTTGCGCCCGGCCAACTGCGGCTTCGAGGTGGCCGGCTGGAGCGAGCACCTGCGCGGCAAGTTCGCCGGGGCGCCGCTGAAGAACGTCACCCTGGCGCTGGACGGCGAGGCGCCGCGACGTGGCGAGTTCGTCCTCACCGAGCACGGCATCGAGGGCAGCCTGGTCTATGCGCTGTCCGCCACCATCCGCCAGCGCATCGAGCAGAGCGGCAGCGCGCGGGTCTATCTGGATCTGCAGCCGGATCGCACGATCGAGAAAGTGGAGGCGTTGCTCAACAAGCCGCGCGGCTCGGCCTCCATGGCCAAGCATCTACACCGCCAGCTCGGCCTGGACGGCGCGAGGGCCGCGCTGCTGCGCGAGCTGACCAGCAGCGAGGATTTCGCCGACATGAGCCGTCTGGCCCGGGCGATCAAGGCGTTGCCGATCGAACTGCTGCACCCCCGCCCGCTGGACGAGGCGATCTCCAGCGCCGGCGGCGTGACCTTCGCGGCGCTGGACCACAACCTGATGCTGCGCGCCCTGCCCGGCACCTTCTGCGCCGGCGAAATGCTCGACTGGGAGGCGCC
This DNA window, taken from Pseudomonas alcaligenes, encodes the following:
- a CDS encoding SRPBCC family protein translates to MEISNFLVESQMLILRSAADCFEAFINPKITTKFWFTKSSDRLAIGRKVRWDWEMFGASDTLTVKELKENHRILIEWDSDLTKVELNFEPIGEDATLIKIANWGFPGSLEKILSQAVDAKGGYTIVLAGLKSWLEHGIELNLVRDQFPKGYPT
- a CDS encoding DUF4345 family protein → MLPVRLFLIVQSLILAGFGLAYFVRPHELANLSGMLLMAPAAITDVRAYYGGLQLGLAAWLGLALLRGELLRPALMLLVLLYSALLLARLGGLWLDGGAQQTFNLYAMLFEGVSAALAFWLLRGLGQR
- the tesB gene encoding acyl-CoA thioesterase II; this encodes MSQVLDDLVSLLSMEQIEENLFRGRSQDLGFRQLFGGQVLGQCVSAANQTVEPARHVHSLHGYFLRPGDAGLPVVYSVDRVRDGGSFSTRRVTAIQKGQPIFTCSASFQADEEGFHHQLAMPEVPGPEGLPSETELARQVAHLIPERMRERMTSDKPIEIRPVTRINPFAPQPCEPVKYVWFRAAGELPAEPQLHKLLLAYASDFNLLTTSMQPHGVSVFQKFMQVASLDHALWFHGDLRMDDWLLYAMDSPWAGNARGFSRASIFDRSGRLVASSAQEGLTRLREDWR
- a CDS encoding neutral zinc metallopeptidase — its product is MRWERGRRSDNVVDARGSGRGMRLGGGKGLSLGGIAVIVVIGLLMGQDPLTILGNVVNQGLQQGAPVQEQRAPAANDPQSEFVRAVLGDTEDTWRAIFQASGKQYQDPKLILFSGGVRSACGFADAAVGPFYCPGDQQVYLDLSFFREMETRFAAAGDFAQAYVIAHEVGHHVQSLLGVSARVHAARQRGERVEGDNGLLVRQELQADCLAGVWAHHAQQRLDWLEPGDLEEALNAANAIGDDRLQQQSRGTVVPDSFTHGTSAQRERWFRTGFEHGEPGRCDTFKAARL
- a CDS encoding HAD family hydrolase, with amino-acid sequence MTVAALRACRHWVFDMDGTLTVAVHDFPAIKRALDIPQDSDILHHLAALPAAEAAAKHAWLLQHERELALGSVAAPGAVELVRHLHGRGCRLGILTRNAHELALLTLAAIGLDDYFDSLDVVGRDEAPPKPHPGGLLHLAARWQVAPQALVMVGDYRFDLDCARAAGARGVLVNLADNPWPELADLHAPDCAQLLARIGCAEGLAL
- a CDS encoding Gar/GrdA family gentamicin resistance ATP-binding protein (provides resistance to garosamine-containing aminoglycosides such as gentamicin), with translation MVILLNGPLGIGKSTLAEALAESLDGAVMLDGDQLIAMTPAPADEVDYLHGILALLIGHHRAAGYRHFVISHLWRTAEELADLRRRLLSFYAATDIRCFLLTLPLEDNLRRIRRRQSARALDEAEFESRTVLAERELLFTAGSESVGEPFDASASPEELVAKLLITLGIDGRTEP
- a CDS encoding DUF411 domain-containing protein, with product MRLLPLATLLFVASAQAAEPVTMDVHRDANCGCCKAWISHLEANGIQVNDHVETDMAAVKQRLGVPPRLASCHTGVIDGKFVEGHVPARDVLALQGRPDLLGAAVPGMPHGSPGMETGRVDAYQVIGLGQDGKQSVLADYPAE
- a CDS encoding long-chain-acyl-CoA synthetase, whose protein sequence is MSHADLITLPRLLSRLPRLLVDLPGIVKGLHIGNRSRGAYPASLARCVETAARENPDGVALIQDDEQLSYAELERWSNQLAHYLRAHGLRQGDRAALMFENRFELLAAVIACAKLGAVSALINSSQRGRVLAHSIGLAAPRMALVGEELLEAFNEVAEDTALPADARLYFADRPTWRDPGKAPNGWLHPAATLHDYPSEAPLLERAVRADDPCFFIYTSGTTGLPKAVVFNHGRFIKGYGAFGFAAVRLGRADRMYVSLPFYHGTAMVVCWGSVLAGQAALIMVRKFSASRFWDEVQRHRATAFGYVGELCRYLLDQPPRPEDGDNPIRVMVGNGLRPSLWQAFKQRFAVERVVELYASSEGNIGFTNLLNLDNTVGFSPYPYAIVRYDQEREAPLRENGRLQRVAKGETGLLLGKITDKTPFHGYTDARDTERCILRDVFEPGDAWFNTGDLMRDMGFRHAQFVDRLGDTFRWKGENVSTTQVEAVLDGIEHISETVVYGVEIPGTNGRAGMACVRLDCAAADFDFHALLGQLRQALPAYAIPLFLRLSAQLETTGTFKHKKAPLKEQGFDPQRCADPLYAWLPGTASYVPLTDELHAAILAGSYRY
- a CDS encoding AraC family transcriptional regulator ligand-binding domain-containing protein, which gives rise to MSLPNSPSATASQLLDLYLSLQGFGLVGPADLQVLGIELEQLRNLEMRVPVRWAVHLWERAASRGAPPEIGLLVGQRRGLHTRGPVAHLAAQSATLGEAVELFRRYIPVMSEGESLRVEALGTRIRVHVLFHAPLLGHAVACEHSLSSALCWARQLTAVRLVPQAVGFRHAPLAAPAIYRQVFGVAVRFGEDADYLELLASDLQLPVPSANDYLKGLMQQRVSAMQAQLPAQHSLRARVLQQIEHGLPSGELSVAGVARRLGISRQTLHRHLRAEQCSFSGLLAEVRRNYALQRLAQPGCRVEQLSRELGFAEPSAFYKAFKGWFGVSPKAWRREA